The following are from one region of the Gossypium hirsutum isolate 1008001.06 chromosome D03, Gossypium_hirsutum_v2.1, whole genome shotgun sequence genome:
- the LOC107949945 gene encoding protein IRREGULAR XYLEM 15, protein MKFPGKKLLPLLVFILACLSILRLVKIAINTSHSSSPAAAFSSSVEQKVPSNAAGVHIGSHKTSLNATLLAPKEFMFLSDLIRRKAPCNLLFFGLQPQYLNLSSINAGGITIFLEDDPYKISEINADSNGTHIYEVEYKVPAKKAYELLKHARESPACAPATSLLQQSTCKLALRSLPKQVYQLKWDVVVVDGPIGDAPEAPGRMSTIYTASMLARAGTTTHVLVHDVHRTIEKWFSWEFLCEENLVSSKGKFWNFSISNHSNSTRFCSSDTVRIVN, encoded by the coding sequence ATGAAGTTCCCTGGAAAGAAACTACTCCCTCTGCTTGTTTTCATCCTTGCATGCCTTTCTATACTCAGACTTGTTAAAATTGCCATCAATACTTCACATTCTTCATCTCCAGCTGCTGCTTTCTCGTCGTCTGTGGAACAGAAAGTTCCATCAAATGCAGCAGGGGTACACATAGGTTCACATAAAACCTCCCTCAATGCAACTCTTCTAGCCCCCAAGGAGTTCATGTTTCTTTCCGATCTCATTAGGCGTAAAGCACCTTGTAACCTTCTTTTTTTTGGTCTTCAACCCCAATACCTCAACCTCTCATCAATTAATGCAGGTGGCATCACTATTTTTCTGGAGGATGACCCTTACAAGATAAGTGAAATCAATGCTGATTCTAATGGGACTCATATTTATGAGGTTGAGTACAAGGTACCAGCTAAGAAGGCATACGAACTGCTCAAGCATGCAAGGGAAAGTCCTGCTTGTGCTCCTGCCACTAGTTTGCTCCAACAATCAACTTGCAAATTGGCATTGAGAAGTTTACCAAAACAAGTGTATCAGCTTAAATGGGATGTGGTGGTGGTAGACGGACCAATTGGGGACGCACCAGAAGCACCAGGCAGGATGTCCACAATCTACACTGCAAGCATGTTAGCCAGAGCTGGGACGACGACTCATGTTCTCGTACACGACGTTCATCGGACGAttgaaaaatggttttcttgGGAATTCCTGTGTGAAGAGAACTTGGTTTCTTCTAAAGGAAAGTTCTGGAACTTTAGCATCTCCAATCACTCAAATTCTACAAGGTTTTGCTCTTCTGATACGGTTCGGATAGTGAACTAG